A window from Theobroma cacao cultivar B97-61/B2 chromosome 3, Criollo_cocoa_genome_V2, whole genome shotgun sequence encodes these proteins:
- the LOC18605487 gene encoding calcium-dependent protein kinase 26, which translates to MAVAKSNSISETSKQPCNCFKVASLSETILETEQTANLKDRYILGEQLGWGQFGVIRLCSDKLTREVLACKSISKDRLVTSDDARSVKLEIEIMTRLSGHPNVVDLKAVYEDEDYVHLVMELCAGGELFHRLEKYGRFSEAEARVLFRHLMQVVLYCHEIGVVHRDLKPENILLATKASSSPIKLADFGLATYIEPGQCLHGTVGSPFYIAPEVLVGGYNQAADVWSAGVILYILLSGTPPFWGKTKSRIFDAVRAADLQFPSDPWDRISDSAKNLVRGMLNTDPFQRLTALHVLDHLWMKNDESCHEESSELIYQSCGEWEIGSGTFSLSRDQDISFGAGSPTICGVQSPALTCRTSFSSFLVEPSTPCFPLGGFSFCSGNSDTLELSSPVPSMPSFAFFSPCSVVEQENCKLDFSTTVTRMETTYGDAGLDKVLVLPDSSPCCGPEAREMENKAAEFRRTGGSSGSRMLAFHSKRNRTIGHGEREQLDFMVSESVIRWASCTNLPTATSLRSSLVC; encoded by the exons ATGGCTGTTGCCAAGAGCAACAGCATCAGTGAAACGTCAAAGCAACCGTGCAATTGCTTCAAAGTTGCAAGCTTGAGTGAAACAATTTTGGAGACTGAACAGACTGCAAATTTGAAAGATCGATACATTCTTGGAGAACAATTGGGTTGGGGTCAATTTGGTGTTATCAGGTTGTGCTCAGATAAGTTGACTAGAGAGGTACTGGCATGCAAATCGATATCTAAAGATAGATTGGTAACATCTGATGATGCAAGGAGTGTCAagcttgaaattgaaattatgactagGTTATCAGGACATCCAAATGTTGTAGATCTGAAGGCTGTTTATGAGGATGAGGACTATGTTCATTTGGTGATGGAGCTTTGTGCAGGAGGGGAGCTTTTCCACCGGTTAGAGAAGTATGGGCGTTTTTCTGAGGCAGAGGCTAGAGTTCTCTTCAGGCATCTGATGCAAGTAGTCCTATATTGTCATGAAATTGGGGTTGTTCATAGAGATTTAAAGCCAGAGAATATCCTCTTAGCAACAAAAGCCTCATCATCGCCAATCAAACTAGCAGATTTTGGTCTTGCAACGTACATTGAGCCTG GGCAGTGTTTGCATGGGACTGTTGGGAGTCCATTTTATATAGCTCCTGAGGTTTTGGTGGGGGGATATAATCAGGCTGCTGATGTTTGGAGTGCTGGGGTGATTCTGTACATACTCCTTAGTGGGACACCACCATTTTGGGGTAAGACTAAGTCACGAATATTTGATGCTGTGAGGGCAGCTGATCTGCAGTTCCCATCAGATCCTTGGGATCGCATTTCTGATTCTGCAAAGAATTTAGTCAGGGGAATGCTCAATACAGATCCTTTTCAAAGACTCACTGCTTTGCATGTTTTAG ATCATTTATGGATGAAGAATGATGAATCTTGTCATGAAGAATCAAGTGAGCTTATATACCAAAGTTGTGGAGAGTGGGAAATAGGTAGTGGCACATTCTCTTTGTCTAGGGATCAGGATATCAGCTTTGGTGCTGGATCACCAACCATATGTGGTGTTCAGTCACCTGCACTCACATGCAGaacatcattttcttctttcttggtGGAGCCATCTACACCTTGCTTCCCCTTGGGTGGATTTTCATTCTGCAGTGGTAATTCTGATACCTTAGAACTTTCTTCTCCTGTTCCCTCAATGCCAAGCTTTGCTTTCTTCAGTCCATGTTCTGTGGTTGAACAAGAGAACTGCAAATTAGATTTCTCAACCACCGTTACCAGAATGGAGACAACTTATGGAG ATGCAGGTTTAGACAAGGTGCTTGTGTTGCCAGATTCTTCTCCTTGCTGTGGGCCTGAGGCAAGAGAAATGGAGAACAAGGCAGCTGAATTTAGGAGGACAGGGGGATCGAGTGGGTCCAGGATGTTGGCCTTTCACAGCAAAAGGAACCGCACCATTGGTCATGGTGAGCGAGAACAACTTGATTTCATGGTGTCTGAATCAGTTATCCGATGGGCATCATGCACAAATCTCCCAACTGCCACATCCCTGAGGTCGTCTCTTGTGTGTTGA
- the LOC18605485 gene encoding zinc finger CCCH domain-containing protein 63 — MDLDGGNRRVFNRLGGPSTAPTDSSKHQKVCYHWRAGKCNRFPCPFLHRELPAPGPAATANGSGAPKRFADDSGFSGPAARRGPNFNNNHHNSWGRMGANKVVRKTEKVCNYWVQGNCNYGDKCRFLHSWSLGEGFTMLSHLDGHQKVVSGIALPAGLDKLYTGSKDETVRAWDTNSGQCTCVINLGGEVGCMISEGPWLFVGIPNIVKAWNTQTNYELSLTGPVGQVYAMVVGNDLLFAGTQDGTILAWKFNAITNSFEAAASLKSHTLAVVSLVVGANRLYSGSMDHSIRVWSLETLQCLQTLTEHHNVVMSLLCWEQFLLSCSLDQTIKVWVATENGNLEVTYTHNEEHGLLNLRGMHDSESKPVLLCTCNDNSVRLYDLPSFSERGKIFAKQEIRAIEVGPGGLFFTGDGTGYRVWKWAQPIATS, encoded by the exons ATGGATTTAGACGGTGGCAACAGGCGCGTCTTCAACCGACTCGGCGGTCCCTCGACCGCTCCAACCGACTCCTCCAAACACCAGAAAGTTTGTTACCATTGGCGGGCCGGTAAGTGCAACCGTTTCCCATGCCCTTTCTTGCACCGCGAACTGCCTGCTCCGGGGCCCGCCGCCACTGCGAACGGATCGGGTGCCCCCAAACGTTTCGCTGATGATTCCGGATTCTCGGGTCCGGCCGCACGACGAGGCCCGAACTTCAATAATAATCATCATAATAGTTGGGGGAGAATGGGAGCTAATAAGGTGGTTAGAAAGACAGAGAAAGTATGTAACTATTGGGTGCAAGGGAACTGTAATTATGGGGACAAGTGTAGGTTTTTACATTCTTGGAGTCTAGGGGAAGGTTTTACGATGTTGAGTCACCTTGATGGGCACCAAAAA GTTGTTAGTGGAATTGCGCTGCCAGCAGGGTTGGATAAGCTCTATACGGGGAGTAAAGATGAGACTGTTAGGGCTTGGGATACCAACTCTGGTCAG TGTACGTGTGTGATTAATCTTGGTGGTGAAGTGGGTTGCATGATTAGTGAAGGTCCTTGGCTGTTTGTTGGCATACCGAATATTGTCAAG GCATGGAACACCCAAACTAACTATGAGCTCAGTCTTACTGGACCTGTTGGACAAGTTTATGCTATGGTTGTGGGTAATGATTTGCTCTTCGCTGGGACACAG GATGGGACTATATTAGCATGGAAATTTAATGCCATCACCAATAGCTTTGAAGCAGCGGCATCACTTAAAAGTCATACCCTTGCAGTTGTATCTTTAGTTGTTGGAGCTAATAGACTTTACTCTGGTTCCATGGACCATTCTATAAGG GTCTGGAGCCTGGAAACTTTGCAGTGTCTACAGACTCTGACAGAGCACCATAATGTTGTGATGTCCTTGCTTTGCTGGGAACAATTTCTATTATCATGTTCATTGGACCAAACAATAAAG GTGTGGGTGGCTACTGAGAATGGAAACTTGGAAGTGACATACACTCACAACGAGGAACAT GGCCTCCTTAATCTTCGTGGAATGCATGACTCAGAATCCAAGCCCGTCTTGCTATGCACATGCAATGACAATTCTGTCCGGCTATATGATTTGCCCTC GTTTTCGGAGAGGGGTAAAATTTTTGCTAAGCAGGAGATTCGTGCTATTGAGGTAGGCCCTGGTGGCCTGTTTTTCACTGGGGATGGAACCGGTTATAGAGTATGGAAGTGGGCACAACCAATTGCCACGTCCTGA
- the LOC18605484 gene encoding sorbitol dehydrogenase isoform X2, producing the protein MGKGGKSHEEASIGEEENMAAWLVGLNTLKIQPFKLPPLGPRDVRVRMKAVGICGSDVHFLKTLRLADFVVKEPMVIGHECAGIIEEVGGEVKNLVPGDRVALEPGISCWRCDLCKEGRYNLCPEMKFFATPPVHGSLANQVVHPADLCFKLPDNVSLEEGAMCEPLSVGVHACRRANIGPGKNVLVMGAGPIGLVTMLAARAFGAPRIVVVDVDDNRLSVAKDLGADGVVKVSTNMQDVPEEVERICKVMGAGVDVSFDCAGFNKTMSTALSATRAGGKVCLVGMGHSEMTVPLTPAAARCVWHCALSPPKGDGFHKMQGG; encoded by the exons ATGGGCAAAGGAGGGAAATCTCATGAAGAAGCCAGtattggagaagaagaaaacatgGCTGCTTGGCTTGTGGGTCTCAACACCCtcaaaattcaaccattcaagCTCCCGCCTCTTG GACCCCGTGATGTCAGAGTTAGGATGAAAGCTGTTGGTATCTGTGGAAGTGATGTTCACTTTCTcaag ACATTGAGGTTGGCAGATTTTGTGGTAAAAGAACCAATGGTGATTGGGCATGAGTGTGCTGGGATCATAGAGGAGGTTGGAGGTGAAGTCAAGAATTTAGTTCCTGGAGACCGTGTGGCATTGGAACCGGGGATCAGTTGCTGGCGATGTGATCTTTGCAAGGAAGGTCGATACAATCTATGCCCTGAAATGAAGTTTTTTGCCACACCACCAGTTCATGGTTCTCTTGCTAATCAG GTTGTGCATCCTGCAGATTTATGTTTCAAACTACCTGACAATGTGAGCTTGGAAGAAGGGGCTATGTGTGAGCCCTTGAGTGTAGGGGTTCATGCTTGTCGCCGAGCTAATATTGGTCCAGGAAAAAATGTGTTGGTCATGGGAGCAGGACCTATAGGGCTTGTTACGATGCTGGCAGCTCGTGCTTTTGGGGCACCTAGAATTGTTGTTGTAGATGTGGATGACAATCGATTATCTGTTGCTAAGGATCTTGGTGCAGATGGAGTTGTTAAAGTTTCAACAAATATGCAG GATGTGCCTGAAGAAGTTGAAAGAATATGTAAAGTGATGGGAGCAGGAGTGGATGTAAGCTTTGATTGTGCAGGCTTTAACAAAACGATGTCAACTGCTTTGAGTGCCACTCGTGCTGGTGGCAAGGTTTGCCTTGTGGGAATGGGCCATTCTGAGATGACTGTCCCACTCACTCCAGCTGCTGCAAG GTGTGTTTGGCACTGTGCTCTTTCACCACCCAAAGGTGATGGTTTTCACAAAATGCAGGGAGGTTGA
- the LOC18605488 gene encoding uncharacterized protein LOC18605488: MGCKLNSLEPPILCQVPARKPRFRTRLIAFSSYAPNKGEAVSTTKSIETQLPKTDVYSISFKTLGACKLGISRYPDFEYNAEGGAGTGTGTKINDRNELSVSFDLKTLYVPPLTSATTKFLGLPLPPFLKIDIVPQLFQGNINQESGKVDLEFLAKFCFSVGSIYKAPPLLVKTVLTSEESKGKIRSGRGERLDNKGNCKLVGVASVDPIDDFFMNSLLGLPTECLAKLNAVITLSNSS, from the exons ATGGGTTGTAAACTGAACTCCTTGGAACCACCAATCTTATGTCAGGTCCCTGCAAGGAAACCACGTTTTAGAACTAGACTGATTGCTTTCTCTTCTTATGCACCAAACAAAGGCGAAGCTGTTTCCACAACCAAATCCATCGAAACCCAGCTGCCAAAGACTGATGTCTATAGTATTAGCTTCAAGACCCTGGGAGCTTGTAAGCTAGGTATTTCCAGATATCCCGACTTTGAGTATAATGCTGAAGGGGGAGCAGGAACTGGAACTGGTACGAAGATCAACGACCGTAATGAACTTTCAGTTAGTTTTGACCTTAAAACACTGTACGTTCCACCACTGACAAGTGCAACAACAAAGTTCCTGGGATTGCCATTGCCACCGTTTTTGAAGATTGACATTGTCCCTCAACTCTTTCAGGGAAACATCAACCAAGAATCTGGCAAG GTTGACCTGGAATTCTTGGCCAAGTTCTGCTTTTCTGTTGGGAGTATTTACAAAGCACCGCCATTGCTGGTGAAGACAGTTTTAACATCTGAGGAATCAAAAGGAAAGATCAGAAGTGGACGAGGAGAGAGGTTGGATAACAAAGGGAATTGCAAATTGGTTGGAGTAGCCTCTGTTGACCCTATTGATGATTTCTTCATGAATTCTTTGCTCGGTCTTCCCACTGAATGCCTTGCCAAACTGAATGCTGTCATCACCTTATCTAATTCttcatga
- the LOC18605484 gene encoding sorbitol dehydrogenase isoform X1: protein MGKGGKSHEEASIGEEENMAAWLVGLNTLKIQPFKLPPLGPRDVRVRMKAVGICGSDVHFLKTLRLADFVVKEPMVIGHECAGIIEEVGGEVKNLVPGDRVALEPGISCWRCDLCKEGRYNLCPEMKFFATPPVHGSLANQVVHPADLCFKLPDNVSLEEGAMCEPLSVGVHACRRANIGPGKNVLVMGAGPIGLVTMLAARAFGAPRIVVVDVDDNRLSVAKDLGADGVVKVSTNMQDVPEEVERICKVMGAGVDVSFDCAGFNKTMSTALSATRAGGKVCLVGMGHSEMTVPLTPAAAREVDIIGIFRYKNTWPLCLEFLRSGKIDVKPLITHRYGFSQKEVEEAFETSARGGNAIKVMFNL, encoded by the exons ATGGGCAAAGGAGGGAAATCTCATGAAGAAGCCAGtattggagaagaagaaaacatgGCTGCTTGGCTTGTGGGTCTCAACACCCtcaaaattcaaccattcaagCTCCCGCCTCTTG GACCCCGTGATGTCAGAGTTAGGATGAAAGCTGTTGGTATCTGTGGAAGTGATGTTCACTTTCTcaag ACATTGAGGTTGGCAGATTTTGTGGTAAAAGAACCAATGGTGATTGGGCATGAGTGTGCTGGGATCATAGAGGAGGTTGGAGGTGAAGTCAAGAATTTAGTTCCTGGAGACCGTGTGGCATTGGAACCGGGGATCAGTTGCTGGCGATGTGATCTTTGCAAGGAAGGTCGATACAATCTATGCCCTGAAATGAAGTTTTTTGCCACACCACCAGTTCATGGTTCTCTTGCTAATCAG GTTGTGCATCCTGCAGATTTATGTTTCAAACTACCTGACAATGTGAGCTTGGAAGAAGGGGCTATGTGTGAGCCCTTGAGTGTAGGGGTTCATGCTTGTCGCCGAGCTAATATTGGTCCAGGAAAAAATGTGTTGGTCATGGGAGCAGGACCTATAGGGCTTGTTACGATGCTGGCAGCTCGTGCTTTTGGGGCACCTAGAATTGTTGTTGTAGATGTGGATGACAATCGATTATCTGTTGCTAAGGATCTTGGTGCAGATGGAGTTGTTAAAGTTTCAACAAATATGCAG GATGTGCCTGAAGAAGTTGAAAGAATATGTAAAGTGATGGGAGCAGGAGTGGATGTAAGCTTTGATTGTGCAGGCTTTAACAAAACGATGTCAACTGCTTTGAGTGCCACTCGTGCTGGTGGCAAGGTTTGCCTTGTGGGAATGGGCCATTCTGAGATGACTGTCCCACTCACTCCAGCTGCTGCAAG GGAGGTTGATATTATTGGAATCTTCCGGTATAAGAACACTTGGCCTTTGTGCCTTGAGTTTCTAAGGAGCGGTAAGATTGATGTGAAGCCCCTCATAACCCACAGGTATGGGTTTTCCCAGAAAGAGGTGGAAGAAGCTTTTGAGACCAGTGCTCGTGGTGGCAATGCCATTAAGGTCATGTTTAATCTGTGA
- the LOC18605483 gene encoding L-idonate 5-dehydrogenase, giving the protein MAHVAQAKAGQDDGEKNMAAWLLGIKTLKIQPYLLPPLGPQDVKVRIKALGICGSDVHHFETMRCANFIVKKPMVIGHECAGIIEEVGSEVKYLAVGDRVALEPGISCQRCGICRDGRYNLCPEMKFFGSPPTNGSLANKVVHPANLCFKLPDNVSLEEGAMCEPLSVGVHACRRAGICPDTNVLIMGAGPIGLVTLLAARAFGAPRIVIGDVDDCRLSIAKNLGADEIVQVSTNIQDVGEEVVKIQNAMSSRIDVSFDCVGFNKTMSTALRATGAGGKVCLIGLAQSEMTIPLTLAAVREIDVFGIFRYRNTWPLCIEFLRTGKIDVKPLITHRFGFSQKGIEDAFRTSAAGGNAIKVMFNL; this is encoded by the exons ATGGCGCACGTTGCTCAAGCTAAGGCCGGCCAAGATGATGGGGAGAAGAATATGGCAGCTTGGCTTCTTGGAATCAAAACCCTTAAAATTCAACCTTACCTTCTTCCTCCTCTCG GTCCTCAGGATGTGAAAGTGCGTATAAAAGCTCTTGGCATATGCGGAAGTGATGTTCACCATTTCGAG ACAATGAGatgtgcaaattttattgtgaAAAAACCAATGGTCATTGGACATGAGTGCGCTGGGATCATCGAAGAAGTTGGGAGCGAAGTGAAGTACCTGGCTGTGGGAGATCGTGTGGCATTGGAGCCTGGCATTAGTTGCCAGAGATGCGGTATCTGCAGAGATGGACGCTACAATCTTTGTCCAGAAATGAAGTTCTTTGGATCTCCTCCAACTAATGGCTCTCTTGCCAATAAG GTGGTGCATCCTGCAAACCTCTGTTTTAAACTACCTGACAATGTGAGCCTGGAAGAAGGAGCAATGTGCGAACCCCTCAGTGTTGGAGTCCATGCCTGTCGCCGGGCAGGCATTTGTCCTGACACAAATGTGTTGATCATGGGAGCAGGTCCCATAGGCCTTGTTACCTTATTGGCTGCTCGAGCATTCGGAGCCCCCAGAATTGTCATAGGTGATGTTGATGATTGCCGTCTATCTATTGCAAAGAATCTCGGTGCAGATGAGATTGTTCAAgtttcaacaaatattcag GATGTGGGTGAAGAAGTAGTGAAGATACAAAATGCAATGAGTTCACGCATTGATGTGAGTTTTGATTGTGTTGGTTTCAACAAAACCATGTCTACAGCTTTGAGAGCCACTGGAGCTGGTGGCAAAGTTTGCCTTATTGGATTGGCGCAGAGCGAAATGACTATCCCCCTCACTCTGGCAGCAGTGAG GGAGATTGATGTGTTTGGCATATTCCGGTATAGAAATACGTGGCCACTCTGCATTGAATTCTTGAGGACTGGAAAGATTGATGTGAAGCCCCTTATAACTCATAGGTTTGGATTCTCTCAAAAGGGTATAGAAGATGCTTTCCGAACCAGTGCTGCTGGTGGCAATGCCATTAAAGTCATGTTTAATCTGTAA
- the LOC18605486 gene encoding uncharacterized protein ycf20, translating to MALMILPSASLLKFRLSPQTRLSRRKLFISRSSPGFLNIRAVQENGSPRRLVDIIRLVPDITRNYFRSPSRRALFGGISLLGGFYVAQTISLSFGALGVNDVIAAVLCVLLTEYVTRFYYSRPKVTFPIALLNNFKMGFTYGLFIDAFKLAS from the coding sequence ATGGCACTTATGATTTTGCCATCCGCAAGCCTCCTCAAATTTCGTTTGAGTCCTCAAACTAGACTTTCACGCCGAAAGTTATTTATTTCACGATCATCACCTGGGTTTCTTAACATCCGAGCTGTGCAAGAAAATGGCAGCCCTCGAAGACTAGTTGATATCATAAGGCTTGTGCCAGATATCACTAGGAATTACTTTCGAAGTCCTTCTCGAAGGGCACTATTTGGTGGAATCTCCTTGTTGGGTGGTTTTTATGTTGCACAAACAATCTCTCTGTCCTTTGGAGCTTTAGGAGTCAATGATGTGATTGCAGCAGTATTATGTGTGCTCTTGACAGAGTATGTGACAAGGTTTTATTACAGCCGTCCAAAGGTAACATTCCCAATTGCTCTTCTCAACAATTTCAAGATGGGTTTCACCTATGGACTCTTCATTGATGCTTTTAAGCTTGCCAGTTGA